The Lasioglossum baleicum chromosome 12, iyLasBale1, whole genome shotgun sequence genome includes a region encoding these proteins:
- the LOC143214147 gene encoding nuclear pore complex protein Nup205-like isoform X2, whose amino-acid sequence MSEEKISTADMWTPYKELQSLVERYITSSSTNHDLQYHEFTEALRNHRQNFLTLLKNPPQNANNREEIKKGATEGITLPDLGFQLLPKELVDETLIISDMYNLNELAALDLLCTAQLQMPDHPGLPRGLTAILLYYDGKKALTSTLRMLVQARMGHSWKIDAPIALLRHITEYTDKLEKDNLLQGILSLLKQMDPVKEQELLEKNRALGGSKHRYMVMKLYNDSRQDLADILYLWSAQSSLPNEILLGLLSLLQTRPIESEAREDGLDKVTLALIMSVLNAINFSSLHIRENGEELLNSMPLISDSLAREEFSEKLLSTTITWESAGLRGVIQFAFAVALTTIKTIINSQPLNITNEDERLLEAALSNKCFHFMAEVLFKNKSIYSEEFYIRYFHTLVSDFILLMPLNVKDLRSRADESMRLIQAYQQEGIEPPLNLDNHFEYLMLTVAELYKEDPLKLDLVMDYWCHHSDSTHVSASIYMNRFPSRQVALFKFVRLAGEILPAGLFVPYLKMIASLASSSQAARQVFNFLKPNGSTTISWDHFFKSLSQYYINLRKELPPSQDTVYRQRNHPKGITPDEVKGLEAVLMVVQVIAKNDEMSRIAICDHPGWKVLPSLIGLVSCSISIPLKGVLIRTLAALAKSPESSSTVWQSLEAAQILSTIPTISSYQPRGVQTELEEIESKKDEYPLTRAMLELLDVLTDFPIPRLLGMGHRNPGFDPYLHFIINTIFLKFHTRSYKNLAEKWEVAEGCLKIFSKLIKQYEPTVEDFIGCKVELQSGETTVVNSAPGYHIMTQLHSKSELLHVILYILDKGCSNFDLYEGFPGKKNLENGSLYCLEILERGLKTQHSYMAQLSAAKSIHKLLTGLSRLLLEVDPQSKKPDYMINVAKYVSYSSWLPQHAFHAVGVILEVTNEPGADSELLSTFTATPALATNIRHGFVECLDTDIALDDDIESSEKQYTGNCKERILLLLMQSITRPTPNLCHYLLAFEITKDIRKTLLLQPGFLGSPRTCLHSILGILEQSLERGRDKITEACYCFLHTLAANNKTSVSVLRFLRTSANQDFVQRHLSKLPFEGQNTATELGCMSWLLKLAAIELRVAGGRLQSSLVQRLMGDLGQEKGQIVPSQKLLMDLLHYIEFQLQLEAPLSLDFFDPSQIEMVLGRCSVPVALIGGPRLVDIKKLHSLITEELAVTQSSATATQRNLMQQEVQKILTHAFKRNQTKLLSYATVKFVEGWCQTTEILFCVATNQQLPTPQKQNLLLNLSHDLLQKMTSCEALSEIKTLVSGTVLMLLVNLRNSFITETDNNESFPSSPSNTTMMKIILSHILQWILNAGASSQKVITHLYAALLNFLCVVGLEKSESTNIIDTMYVSQLDSTVNRVMPVQERSHRYATIQVINSFGNKLMDILCHNCSGGHDVCKMLALSCLDKILELDYDNAWILYLTSRGYLKHMIDSLLESDNMLRCMLQPEPQTLRPLYLYEAKMAAFCRMASTRLGAESILENKILSCMSSMVVFDHHPDVHIGFEGDDYSFIPSIGQRYQQILLPALYLCDALLTTLGTENQSCAIQVCGFLQSHRDVIEMVLRNAFPKANPLFLKEIACLTGVISRSANIDMYRLVDEELAKSDFDDRKLEDTTGMRELRAHLYRLQRLMLSLLCKFQLQPAPVRFNYEETDANQQHMSCVQIVANIMLYTRNQMQHSRMDQKIRNVLFEPHLTPKSGGREDKIKDNTSGGVRLGTIVDQLVSVTNLLHSELPHIDALIKKVAMVGEMSTTELKEYTSEEEEAELGVRDHRVIVEQRLNRWIKEKRKTIKYCSLIIEHALYILWSHLDFYMIQVISRHSRMQVSSGGIDEDMVAWKGSSETLMELKYGLVSTFTDSFITQLLDAHSEYTTVDHNFVDVLVRRIKRLLQFP is encoded by the exons ATGTCCGAAG AGAAAATATCAACGGCGGATATGTGGACTCCGTACAAGGAATTACAGAGTCTCGTAGAACGATACATCACGTCTTCTTCGACCAATCATGATCTTCAATATCATGAATTTACGGAAGCTCTACGAAATCATAGGCAGAATTTTCTTACGCTCTTGAAGAATCCT CCTCAGAATGCAAACAATCGGGAAGAAATAAAGAAAGGAGCAACAGAAGGAATCACGCTTCCCGACTTGGGATTTCAGTTGTTGCCGAAAGAGCTGGTGGATGAAACTCTGATTATATCGGACATGTATAATCTTAACGAACTGGCTGCCTTAGACCTTCTATGCACAGCGCAGTTACAAATGCCTGACCATCCTGGTTTACCTCGAGGATTAACAGCGATTTTATTGTACTACGATGGGAAGAAAGCTCTTACATCGACTCTAAGAATGCTTGTACAAGCTAGAATGGGTCACAGTTGGAAAATCGATGCACCCATAGCCCTCTTGAGACACATCACAGAATATACGGACAAATTGGAGAAGGACAACTTGTTGCAGGGAATTTTATCCTTGTTGAAACAAATGGATCCTGTAAAG GAACAAGAGTTGTTGGAAAAAAATCGTGCATTAGGAGGATCGAAACATCGCTACATGGTTATGAAGCTTTACAATGATTCTAGGCAAGACTTGGCTGATATTTTGTATTTGTGGTCTGCTCAATCCTCACTGCCAAATGAAATTTTACTCGGCTTGTTGTCATTATTACAAACAAGACCCATAGAATCGGAAGCACGCGAAGACGGGCTAGATAAAGTTACTCTCGCCCTTATAATGAGCGTGTTGAATGCTATCAATTTTAGTTCGTTACATATCCGCGAAAACGGCGAAG AACTACTAAATTCGATGCCGTTGATCTCGGATAGCCTTGCGCGCGAAGAATTTAGCGAGAAATTACTATCTACGACTATTACTTGGGAAAGCGCTGGACTTCGAGGGGTGATACAATTTGCTTTCGCTGTTGCCTTAACAACGATTAAAACTATAATTAATTCGCAGCCGTTGAACATTACGAATGAAGACGAAAGATTGTTGGAAGCAGCTTTATCTAACAAATGTTTCCACTTTATGGCTGAAGTATTGTTCAAGAACAAGAGTATATACTCGGAAGAATTTTATATTCGTTATTTTCATACTCTTGTATCAGATTTTATATTACTGATGCCTTTAAACGTGAAAGATTTACGAAGTCGAGCGGACGAATCGATGCGCTTGATACAAGCCTATCAACAAGAGGGTATCGAGCCGCCATTAAACTTGGACAATCACTTTGAATATTTGATGCTAACAGTGGCGGAGTTGTACAAAGAGGACCCCCTAAAATTAGATTTGGTGATGGATTATTGGTGTCATCATTCCGACTCGACGCACGTATCCGCGTCTATATACATGAATCGTTTCCCATCCAGACAAGTTGCGCTATTCAAATTCGTACGGCTGGCAGGTGAAATACTGCCAGCCGGTCTATTCGTACCTTATCTTAAAATGATAGCGTCCCTCGCATCTTCGTCGCAAGCTGCAAGACAAGTGTTCAACTTTCTTAAACCAAATG GATCGACAACGATTTCATGGGATCACTTTTTCAAATCATTGAGCCAGTATTACATCAACCTCCGAAAAGAATTGCCTCCTAGTCAGGACACCGTTTACCGGCAAAGAAATCATCCAAAGGGTATCACCCCGGACGAAGTGAAAGGACTCGAAGCGGTACTCATGGTAGTTCAAGTAATCGCGAAGAACGATGAAATGTCCAGAATAGCGATATGCGATCATCCAGGGTGGAAAGTGTTACCATCTTTGATCGGTTTGGTCAGTTGTAGCATATCAATTCCTTTGAAAGGAGTGCTGATAAGGACTCTAGCCGCGTTAGCAAAATCCCCTGAAAGCTCGTCGACCGTGTGGCAAAGTTTAGAAGCCGCGCAAATACTATCAACGATACCAACCATCAGTAGCTATCAACCGCGGGGGGTTCAGACCGAGTTGGAGGAGATTGAGTCGAAGAAAGACGAGTATCCGTTGACACGAGCGATGCTGGAACTTCTGGATGTCCTGACCGATTTCCCGATACCACGTTTGCTGGGAATGGGTCATCGAAATCCCGGTTTCGATCCATATCTGCATTTCATCATCAACACCATTTTCCTCAAGTTTCATACGAGATCGTATAAAAATTTGGCAGAGAAGTGGGAGGTGGCCGAAGGCTGCCTGAAAATTTTCTCGAAGCTCATCAAACAGTATGAGCCGACAGTGGAGGATTTCATCGGATGTAAGGTGGAGTTGCAAAGCGGTGAGACAACGGTGGTCAACTCTGCTCCGGGATACCACATTATGACTCAATTGCACTCGAAATCGGAACTTCTTCACGTCATATTGTACATCCTGGACAAAGGTTGCTCTAACTTTGATTTATACGAAGGGTTCCCGGGCAAGAAGAACCTCGAGAACGGTAGTTTGTATTGTCTAGAAATATTGGAGAGAGGACTGAAAACGCAGCACAGCTACATGGCACAACTGTCAGCCGCAAAATCGATACACAAACTCCTAACCGGTTTATCCAGATTGCTTCTAGAGGTGGACCCGCAATCGAAGAAACCCGACTACATGATAAACGTCGCAAAATACGTCTCGTACAGCTCGTGGCTACCGCAACACGCATTCCACGCTGTCGGTGTGATTCTTGAGGTGACGAACGAACCAGGAGCCGACTCCGAACTGCTGTCGACGTTCACGGCGACTCCTGCCTTGGCTACCAACATCAGGCACGGGTTCGTCGAATGTTTGGACACAGACATCGCTCTGGATGATGATATCGAGTCGAGCGAGAAACAATATACCGGTAACTGTAAAGAGAGAATCCTGCTTTTGCTGATGCAGAGTATTACACGGCCAACACCGAACCTCTGTCACTATCTGCTAGCGTTCGAAATTACGAAGGATATTCGAAAAACATTGCTGCTGCAACCGGGTTTCTTGGGGTCCCCACGAACCTGCTTGCACTCGATATTGGGAATATTAGAGCAGTCCCTCGAACGCGGCCGCGACAAGATCACGGAAGCTTGTTACTGCTTTCTGCATACGCTGGCCGCGAACAACAAGACCTCCGTTTCGGTACTGAGATTTCTTCGTACCAGCGCGAATCAGGATTTCGTGCAGAGACATCTCTCCAAGCTGCCTTTCGAGGGCCAGAACACCGCAACCGAGCTGGGTTGTATGTCGTGGCTGCTGAAACTAGCCGCGATCGAGCTACGAGTCGCTGGCGGTAGATTACAAAGTTCTCTGGTCCAACGTCTGATGGGAGACTTGGGCCAGGAGAAAGGGCAAATAGTACCGTCGCAGAAGCTTCTGATGGATCTGCTGCACTACATCGAGTTTCAACTTCAGCTAGAAGCTCCGTTGTCCTTGGATTTCTTCGATCCGTCCCAGATTGAGATGGTGCTGGGCCGCTGCAGCGTTCCGGTTGCACTGATCGGTGGTCCGCGCCTCGTagacataaaaaaattacattccCTAATCACGGAGGAGCTGGCAGTAACACAAAGCAGCGCGACTGCGACTCAACGGAATCTCATGCAACAGGAGGTGCAGAAAATCTTAACCCACGCTTTCAAGAGAAACCAGACGAAGCTGCTGTCGTACGCGACCGTCAAGTTCGTCGAAGGCTGGTGCCAGACAACCGAGATACTGTTCTGCGTCGCGACCAATCAACAGCTACCCACGCCGCAGAAGCAAAATCTCTTGCTGAATCTATCTCATGATCTATTGCAAAAAATGACTTCTTGCGAGGCGCTCAGCGAGATCAAGACCCTGGTGTCCGGCACGGTATTGATGTTGCTGGTCAATCTGCGGAATAGCTTCATCACAGAGACGGACAACAACGAGTCGTTCCCGTCTTCGCCGTCGAACACAACGATGATGAAAATCATCCTGAGCCACATATTGCAGTGGATACTGAACGCGGGCGCCTCCTCGCAGAAAGTGATAACACACCTGTACGCGGCTCTCTTGAATTTCCTCTGCGTGGTAGGCTTGGAGAAGTCGGAGAGCACCAATATCATAGACACGATGTACGTTAGTCAGCTGGACAGCACGGTGAACAGGGTAATGCCGGTGCAGGAACGTTCCCACCGATACGCGACGATACAGGTGATAAACAGCTTCGGGAACAAACTGATGGACATTCTGTGCCACAATTGTTCCGGCGGCCACGACGTTTGCAAGATGCTAGCGCTCTCCTGTCTCGACAAAATCTTAGAGCTCGACTACGACAACGCTTGGATACTCTATCTGACCAGCAGGGGATACCTAAAGCACATGATAGACAGCCTTCTCGAATCCGATAATATGTTACGGTGTATGTTACAGCCGGAGCCGCAAACGTTGCGACCGCTCTACCTGTACGAGGCGAAAATGGCAGCGTTCTGTAGAATGGCCTCCACCAGACTCGGCGCCGAGAGCATTCTCGAAAACAAGATTCTCTCGTGCATGTCGAGCATGGTTGTTTTCGATCATCATCCCGACGTGCATATCGGATTCGAAGGGGACGACTACTCGTTCATACCCTCGATCGGCCAACGGTACCAACAAATCCTCTTGCCGGCTTTGTATCTCTGCGACGCTCTGCTCACCACTCTCGGAACCGAGAACCAATCGTGCGCCATACAAGTGTGCGGGTTCCTTCAAAGTCATCGGGACGTCATCGAGATGGTTCTGCGAAACGCGTTCCCCAAAGCGAATCCTCTTTTCTTGAAGGAGATCGCCTGCCTCACCGGCGTCATATCCAGATCCGCCAACATCGACATGTACAGATTGGTCGACGAAGAACTGGCCAAGTCGGATTTCGACGACCGGAAATTGGAAGACACCACCGGCATGAGAGAACTCCGCGCTCATCTCTATCGATTGCAAAGACTGATGCTCTCTTTGTTGTGTAAATTTCAGTTGCAACCGGCGCCCGTTCGTTTTAACTACGAAGAAACCGACGCGAATCAACAGCACATGTCCTGCGTGCAGATCGTCGCAAACATTATGCTGTACACGCGCAATCAAATGCAGCACTCCAGAATGGATCAGAAGATACGGAACGTGTTGTTCGAACCGCATCTGACTCCAAAGTCAGGAGGCAGAGAGGACAAGATCAAAGATAATACCTCCGGTGGTGTACGCCTGGGGACGATCGTCGATCAACTTGTTTCCGTTACGAATTTGTTGCACTCCGAACTACCGCATATCGATGCTCTTATAAAAAAAGTCGCCATGGTAGGAGAAATGAGTACCACCGAACTAAAAGAGTACACgtccgaagaagaagaagcggagCTAGGCGTGAGGGACCATCGGGTCATAGTCGAACAACGATTAAATCGCTGGATCAAAGAAAAGCGGAAAACTATCAAATACTGTTCCCTGATCATAGAACACGCTTTATACATACTCTGGAGTCACCTGGACTTTTATATGATTCAAGTTATATCCCGACACAGTCGAATGCAAG TGTCGTCGGGAGGTATAGACGAGGACATGGTCGCGTGGAAAGGATCGTCGGAGACACTAATGGAACTAAAATACGGTCTCGTTTCTACTTTTACGGACAGTTTTATAACGCAACTGTTAGACGCACACAGCGAGTACACGACGGTAGATCACAATTTCGTCGATGTGCTTGTAAGAAGGATCAAGAGATTATTACAATTTCCATAA